One window from the genome of Nostoc edaphicum CCNP1411 encodes:
- a CDS encoding DUF3991 domain-containing protein — MQLTLSPGLQKHLGVDYQTERDDEPIHELLLKPVKPLPVEQLEKLFQEIERKQQQPQFTPPPEDTVVWQVLHKYLSEKRYIPDYISQGLHNNQLLYMDEQRNILFIKRDLDGEKTGALIWSKPRQNHRTVEYDQNTSTPYGWFYLRLGGQPTDKVENVFLCSTPIDAMSAATYLISSCKGLPPTRTMLIVADDPNNLPMEFLKSFNRVVVAFNNDEQGNNAASAVLELLPQGKRLKTHNPDWSQELEAHLREEQQKLRQQDRGFSL, encoded by the coding sequence GTGCAGCTTACACTTTCCCCTGGTTTGCAAAAACATCTTGGCGTTGACTACCAAACAGAACGTGATGATGAACCTATTCATGAATTGCTGCTCAAACCTGTTAAACCACTCCCAGTTGAGCAGTTAGAAAAACTCTTTCAAGAGATTGAACGCAAACAGCAACAGCCCCAGTTCACTCCACCACCAGAGGATACAGTTGTTTGGCAAGTGTTACACAAGTACTTAAGCGAGAAACGTTACATACCAGATTATATTTCGCAAGGATTACATAATAATCAGTTGCTTTACATGGATGAGCAACGAAATATTTTGTTTATCAAGCGTGATTTAGATGGTGAAAAAACTGGCGCATTAATTTGGTCAAAGCCAAGGCAAAATCATCGCACTGTGGAGTACGACCAAAACACCTCTACACCTTATGGTTGGTTTTATCTGAGATTGGGAGGGCAACCAACGGACAAGGTAGAAAATGTCTTTTTGTGTTCTACACCAATTGATGCAATGTCAGCAGCCACCTACCTGATCTCAAGTTGCAAGGGGCTACCACCAACTAGAACCATGTTGATAGTAGCTGATGACCCGAATAACCTACCTATGGAATTTCTCAAGAGTTTCAATAGGGTGGTCGTAGCATTCAATAATGATGAACAAGGGAATAACGCAGCTAGTGCAGTATTAGAATTATTGCCACAGGGTAAAAGGCTCAAAACCCATAATCCCGATTGGAGTCAGGAACTAGAAGCTCATCTCAGGGAGGAGCAACAAAAGCTCAGACAGCAGGATCGTGGTTTTAGCCTGTGA